The following proteins are encoded in a genomic region of Amphiura filiformis chromosome 11, Afil_fr2py, whole genome shotgun sequence:
- the LOC140164435 gene encoding patched domain-containing protein 3-like isoform X1, whose amino-acid sequence METERYCRLHLQLHQCFKCYGGFIARHPLGFIIIPFLASVILGSGLLFFQPAEDNFEESFAPLWSEALDHTHLIESMYHFDGNNAQIQHKTVSGLYGHAIITDKNNDCILTETSLHDVVLLHNFVMNLKIKLLDKEIKYDELCLKWDKQCHRSAIINLIRYNQSLVLNGNFTYPEFTPEWSRNLTIFLGYDLGGVSFSPDYHIECAKAIHLTYYLRYDTESDIIIGEEWEDVFQKEVSNFTSESLRIYTMTSRGVIKLINISTKTLLGRFSVAFLLLILFVIGTCAMLDCVRSKACLSCLGVLSAALAVMASFGLLTYIGIPFQNIVASSPFLVIGIGIDDMFLMVAAWRKTDVTKSTEHRMKEAFSEAAVSITITSITDALAFGIGAITPFYSIRIFCLYTGVAVVFDYLFQITFFAGCMALMGYREEKNLHVMTCRKVLPKDEAPSTAYRIFCAGGSNPNKTPKESDHEATQHVIMNFFRDKYGPFLTSIFVVPLVVLLYIAYLGASIWGMTQLVEGLTLSRLAPYGSYAADYYDVTQEYFSTYGPPVAIVVTEEVDYSDQFVWDELRSTLYVLEKSRYFHDCCSALWLDDYLSYLITVNGSRIRETSVTELFKGDNVRMFLQQPAYQKYSADIVFDNSTGNIVSSRFYVIPKDASTSNSQKDMMLEARKIVSRSSLPMIAYSNVFPYYEQYVAVLPNTIQNLGIAVGAMFVVSIVMLPNLLSSIFMCFSLASIIIGIIGFMSLWKVTLDLISMINLIVSIGFTVDFSAHIIYAYLTGPERTPRKSAIHALYTMGMPISQAAISTILAILILMTSDTYIFICFFKVMTLVMAFGALHGLVFLPVFLMILIHPDKKCCEVEQQGTAKEVETERGESNAGFHSDEPYIVRQDSAPYTISERDSQD is encoded by the exons ATGGAGACAGAGCGATATTGCAGATTACACCTCCAACTTCATCAATGTTTCAAATGTTACGGAGGCTTCATAGCTCGTCATCCGCTAGGATTTATCATCATTCCCTTTCTTGCATCTGTAATTCTTGGTTCAGGATTACTGTTCTTTCAACCAGCGGAGGATAATTTCGAAGAATCATTTGCACCGCTATGGTCTGAAGCGTTGGACCATACACATTTAATTGAAAGTATGTATCACTTTGACGGCAACAACGCACAGATTCAACATAAAACAGTATCTGGCTTATACGGACATGCAATAATTACAGATAAAAATAATGATTGTATTTTAACTGAAACAAGTCTTCATGACGTTGTACTACTTCATAATTTTGTGATGAATTTGAAGATCAAACttttggataaagaaattaaataCGATGAATTGTGTTTAAAATGGGACAAACAATGTCACAGGAGTGCAATTATAAACCTGATTCGGTACAATCAAAGTCTTGTGTTGAATGGAAATTTTACCTATCCCGAATTTACGCCAGAATGGAGCAGAAACTTGACAATATTTCTAGGATATGATCTTGGTGGTGTCTCCTTTTCACCGGACTATCACATCGAATGTGCAAAAGCAATCCATCTCACGTATTATCTCCGATATGACACAGAATCTGATATAATAATAGGAGAGGAATGGGAAGATGTGTTCCAAAAAGAAGTATCCAATTTTACATCAGAATCTCTTCGTATTTACACCATGACATCAAGAGGAGTAATCAAACTTATAAATATATCGACGAAGACATTACTAGGTAGATTTTCAGTCGCGTTTTTGCTGTTAATTTTGTTTGTGATTGGCACCTGTGCAATGTTGGATTGCGTTCGTAGTAAAGCATGTTTATCATGCCTTGGTGTTCTCTCTGCTGCATTGGCGGTGATGGCTTCATTCGGATTGCTTACGTATATTGGAATaccttttcaaaatattgttgcttCTTCGCCATTTTTGGTTATTG GTATTGGTATCGATGACATGTTCCTGATGGTGGCAGCGTGGCGTAAAACAGACGTGACCAAATCAACAGAACATCGGATGAAAGAAGCCTTCTCTGAAGCCGCTGTGTCTATCACCATCACTTCCATTACAGACGCCCTTGCCTTCGGTATCGGTGCCATCACGCCATTCTATTCCATCCGCATCTTCTGTCTCTACACTGGTGTTGCCGTAGTATTTGACTACCTCTTCCAGATAACATTCTTCGCCGGATGCATGGCTCTGATGGGCTATCGCGAAGAGAAGAATCTTCATGTTATGACTTGCAGGAAAGTGTTGCCGAAGGATGAAGCACCATCAACTGCTTACAGGATCTTTTGCGCAGGAGGTTCTAATCCAAACAAGACGCCCAAAGAATCTGACCATGAAGCAACACAACATGTGATTATGAATTTCTTCAGAGATAAATACGGTCCATTTTTAACCAGTATATTTGTGGTACCACTAGTAGTTTTATTATATATTGCATATCTTGGTGCTTCTATCTGGGGAATGACGCAACTCGTTGAAGGTCTTACTCTAAGTAGACTTGCCCCCTATGGATCATACGCAGCTGACTACTATGATGTTACTCAGGAATATTTCAGTACCTACGGTCCTCCTGTGGCCATTGTGGTTACAGAAGAAGTAGATTATTCCGATCAGTTTGTATGGGATGAGTTGCGCAGCACTTTGTACGTATTGGAGAAGAGCAGGTACTTCCACGATTGCTGCTCGGCATTGTGGCTTGATGATTACCTGTCCTATTTAATTACTGTTAACGGTAGCAGAATACGAGAAACGTCAGTAACAGAACTATTTAAAGGAGACAATGTGAGAATGTTTTTGCAACAACCTGCTTATCAGAAATACTCTGCAGATATCGTATTTGACAACTCAACGGGCAATATTGTCAGTTCAAGATTCTATGTAATTCCTAAGGATGCATCGACCAGCAACTCGCAAAAAGATATGATGTTAGAAGCGCGAAAAATAGTGTCCCGATCGAGTTTACCTATGATCGCATATAGCAACGTGTTCCCTTACTATGAACAATACGTAGCGGTGTTACCAAATACAATTCAGAATCTCGGCATCGCAGTCGGCGCCATGTTTGTCGTTTCTATAGTGATGCTTCCTAACTTATTATCCTCAATATTTATGTGTTTCTCTTTAGCATCTATCATCATTGGAATCATAGGCTTCATGTCTTTGTGGAAAGTCACTTTAGATCTGATATCCATGATAAATCTCATCGTCAGCATTGGTTTTACAGTAGACTTTTCGGCGCACATCATTTACGCGTACCTTACAGGCCCAGAAAGGACTCCAAGAAAGAGTGCCATACATGCCCTTTATACAATGGGAATGCCCATAAGTCAAGCCGCTATTTCGACAATTCTAGCAATCCTCATTTTGATGACCAGTGACACTTATATTTTCATATGCTTTTTCAAAGTGATGACACTAGTGATGGCATTTGGAGCATTGCATGGGCTAGTTTTTCTTCCCGTCTTTCTCATGATCTTAATACATCCTGATAAGAAGTGTTGTGAGGTGGAGCAGCAAGGTACCGCTAAGGAAGTTGAAACTGAGAGGGGAGAATCAAATGCAGGTTTTCACTCTGATGAGCCTTATATTGTACGACAAGACAGTGCTCCTTATACTATTTCAGAGAGGGATTCACAGGACTGA
- the LOC140164435 gene encoding patched domain-containing protein 3-like isoform X2: MLKRFRVERAFRSLFYWYGGIIARHPLYFVIIPLIVALGIGSGMLFLDTDADTDAEILYAPENSRASKDRALIDGIYSDVNGEILPQHLTSPGVYGQVIIKRKDGGNVLTRSVADEVLILDNTITTLTVEIDGENYSYFDLCMKWQSKCVPIGIINIFNSSALSSPDFSLSYPVAEVVTPSGSMPFFVAGEIAAVTFKDGSESEIIAAQAIQLTYNLNSSELGLLWEKEFLKTMSDFTSSNLDLFWISSASLQDELDSSTSDILGKFSIAFSILIMFTIITCSMTDWVRSKAWLASFGVFSAGLAIITSFGLLTYLGVPFVNVVGSTPFLVIGIGIDDMFLMVAAWRKTDVTKSTEHRMKEAFSEAAVSITITSITDALAFGIGAITPFYSIRIFCLYTGVAVVFDYLFQITFFAGCMALMGYREEKNLHVMTCRKVLPKDEAPSTAYRIFCAGGSNPNKTPKESDHEATQHVIMNFFRDKYGPFLTSIFVVPLVVLLYIAYLGASIWGMTQLVEGLTLSRLAPYGSYAADYYDVTQEYFSTYGPPVAIVVTEEVDYSDQFVWDELRSTLYVLEKSRYFHDCCSALWLDDYLSYLITVNGSRIRETSVTELFKGDNVRMFLQQPAYQKYSADIVFDNSTGNIVSSRFYVIPKDASTSNSQKDMMLEARKIVSRSSLPMIAYSNVFPYYEQYVAVLPNTIQNLGIAVGAMFVVSIVMLPNLLSSIFMCFSLASIIIGIIGFMSLWKVTLDLISMINLIVSIGFTVDFSAHIIYAYLTGPERTPRKSAIHALYTMGMPISQAAISTILAILILMTSDTYIFICFFKVMTLVMAFGALHGLVFLPVFLMILIHPDKKCCEVEQQGTAKEVETERGESNAGFHSDEPYIVRQDSAPYTISERDSQD, translated from the exons ATGTTGAAACGGTTCAGAGTTGAGAGAGCTTTTCGCTCTCTATTTTACTGGTATGGAGGCATCATTGCAAGACACCCGTTGTATTTCGTGATAATTCCGCTCATCGTGGCTTTAGGCATTGGTTCGGGAATGTTGTTCCTTGACACCGATGCCGATACTGATGCGGAGATATTATATGCACCGGAGAATAGCAGAGCTTCCAAAGATAGAGCTCTTATTGACGGTATTTATTCTGATGTGAATGGCGAAATATTGCCCCAACATCTTACGAGTCCAGGTGTGTACGGACAAGTAATCATCAAACGTAAAGATGGTGGTAATGTCCTAACACGGAGCGTTGCTGATGAAGTATTGATATTAGACAATACAATTACGACGCTTACCGTAGAGATTGATGGCgaaaactattcttattttgatcTGTGCATGAAATGGCAAAGTAAGTGTGTACCAATTGGAATAATCAACATCTTCAATAGCTCAGCATTGTCATCACCAGATTTCAGTCTTAGTTATCCTGTGGCAGAGGTGGTTACGCCATCTGGTAGTATGCCCTTCTTCGTCGCTGGAGAGATTGCAGCAGTGACATTCAAAGATGGATCAGAGTCTGAGATCATAGCAGCTCAAGCTATCCAGCTAACATATAACTTGAATAGTTCAGAATTAGGATTGTTATGGGAGAAAGAATTCTTGAAAACGATGTCTGACTTTACATCTTCCAATCTGGATCTTTTCTGGATTTCTTCCGCATCACTTCAAGACGAACTGGATAGTTCTACCAGTGACATCTTGGGCAAATTCTCGATAGCATTTTCCATTCTGATCATGTTTACCATTATCACATGTTCAATGACGGACTGGGTGAGAAGCAAGGCGTGGTTAGCAAGTTTTGGGGTGTTTTCAGCGGGACTTGCTATCATTACTTCATTTGGTCTTTTGACCTATTTAGGGGTACCGTTTGTGAATGTTGTTGGGTCCACACCTTTCCTTGTCATTG GTATTGGTATCGATGACATGTTCCTGATGGTGGCAGCGTGGCGTAAAACAGACGTGACCAAATCAACAGAACATCGGATGAAAGAAGCCTTCTCTGAAGCCGCTGTGTCTATCACCATCACTTCCATTACAGACGCCCTTGCCTTCGGTATCGGTGCCATCACGCCATTCTATTCCATCCGCATCTTCTGTCTCTACACTGGTGTTGCCGTAGTATTTGACTACCTCTTCCAGATAACATTCTTCGCCGGATGCATGGCTCTGATGGGCTATCGCGAAGAGAAGAATCTTCATGTTATGACTTGCAGGAAAGTGTTGCCGAAGGATGAAGCACCATCAACTGCTTACAGGATCTTTTGCGCAGGAGGTTCTAATCCAAACAAGACGCCCAAAGAATCTGACCATGAAGCAACACAACATGTGATTATGAATTTCTTCAGAGATAAATACGGTCCATTTTTAACCAGTATATTTGTGGTACCACTAGTAGTTTTATTATATATTGCATATCTTGGTGCTTCTATCTGGGGAATGACGCAACTCGTTGAAGGTCTTACTCTAAGTAGACTTGCCCCCTATGGATCATACGCAGCTGACTACTATGATGTTACTCAGGAATATTTCAGTACCTACGGTCCTCCTGTGGCCATTGTGGTTACAGAAGAAGTAGATTATTCCGATCAGTTTGTATGGGATGAGTTGCGCAGCACTTTGTACGTATTGGAGAAGAGCAGGTACTTCCACGATTGCTGCTCGGCATTGTGGCTTGATGATTACCTGTCCTATTTAATTACTGTTAACGGTAGCAGAATACGAGAAACGTCAGTAACAGAACTATTTAAAGGAGACAATGTGAGAATGTTTTTGCAACAACCTGCTTATCAGAAATACTCTGCAGATATCGTATTTGACAACTCAACGGGCAATATTGTCAGTTCAAGATTCTATGTAATTCCTAAGGATGCATCGACCAGCAACTCGCAAAAAGATATGATGTTAGAAGCGCGAAAAATAGTGTCCCGATCGAGTTTACCTATGATCGCATATAGCAACGTGTTCCCTTACTATGAACAATACGTAGCGGTGTTACCAAATACAATTCAGAATCTCGGCATCGCAGTCGGCGCCATGTTTGTCGTTTCTATAGTGATGCTTCCTAACTTATTATCCTCAATATTTATGTGTTTCTCTTTAGCATCTATCATCATTGGAATCATAGGCTTCATGTCTTTGTGGAAAGTCACTTTAGATCTGATATCCATGATAAATCTCATCGTCAGCATTGGTTTTACAGTAGACTTTTCGGCGCACATCATTTACGCGTACCTTACAGGCCCAGAAAGGACTCCAAGAAAGAGTGCCATACATGCCCTTTATACAATGGGAATGCCCATAAGTCAAGCCGCTATTTCGACAATTCTAGCAATCCTCATTTTGATGACCAGTGACACTTATATTTTCATATGCTTTTTCAAAGTGATGACACTAGTGATGGCATTTGGAGCATTGCATGGGCTAGTTTTTCTTCCCGTCTTTCTCATGATCTTAATACATCCTGATAAGAAGTGTTGTGAGGTGGAGCAGCAAGGTACCGCTAAGGAAGTTGAAACTGAGAGGGGAGAATCAAATGCAGGTTTTCACTCTGATGAGCCTTATATTGTACGACAAGACAGTGCTCCTTATACTATTTCAGAGAGGGATTCACAGGACTGA